A window of Fusobacterium sp. contains these coding sequences:
- a CDS encoding Rrf2 family transcriptional regulator: MKIIQESYEAIKMIKFLSTFPEGEIVPAKEIASEKNISLKFALKILQILKKAEIVEAHRGIKGGYNLKVDEINLYEIIMVIQGELYLVSEFKKKKKEKELWVTELKDLQNDIIDKLKKMKITKIK, translated from the coding sequence ATGAAAATTATACAAGAAAGTTATGAAGCAATAAAAATGATAAAGTTTTTATCAACTTTTCCAGAGGGAGAGATTGTCCCTGCAAAGGAAATAGCAAGTGAAAAAAACATTTCATTAAAATTTGCTTTAAAAATTCTGCAAATTTTAAAAAAAGCTGAGATTGTTGAGGCTCATAGGGGAATAAAGGGAGGATATAATCTTAAAGTAGATGAGATAAATTTATATGAAATAATAATGGTAATTCAAGGGGAATTATATCTTGTATCTGAATTTAAAAAGAAGAAAAAAGAAAAAGAATTATGGGTAACTGAACTTAAAGATCTACAAAATGATATTATAGATAAACTAAAAAAGATGAAAATAACTAAAATAAAGTGA
- a CDS encoding sigma-70 family RNA polymerase sigma factor: MKYLQLIQEAKEGNDEAMDEIFESFNNLIHLSARNFFIIGGDKEDVLQEARIGLLKAVNYYKFNKKASFKTFATLCIRRHLITAIKISNSKKNKVLSSSFSAQIQNVKKNCDYYDNSGKTADYYNPEEIYLEKEKYIALMKYVKTSLSEMEKELFEYILLEMTYTEIAKETGKKVKSVDNAIQRIKKKIKIFFQEYDSK, encoded by the coding sequence ATGAAATATTTACAATTGATTCAAGAAGCTAAAGAAGGAAATGATGAAGCTATGGATGAAATTTTTGAATCTTTTAACAACCTTATTCATCTTTCAGCAAGAAATTTTTTTATTATTGGTGGTGACAAAGAAGATGTTCTTCAAGAAGCAAGGATTGGACTTTTAAAAGCTGTTAATTATTACAAGTTTAATAAGAAAGCTTCATTTAAAACTTTTGCAACTCTTTGTATAAGAAGACATTTAATAACTGCAATTAAAATTTCAAATTCTAAGAAAAATAAAGTATTAAGTTCATCTTTTTCTGCTCAGATTCAAAATGTTAAAAAGAATTGTGATTATTATGATAATTCAGGAAAAACAGCAGATTATTATAATCCAGAAGAAATTTATTTAGAGAAAGAAAAATATATAGCATTAATGAAATATGTGAAAACAAGTTTAAGTGAAATGGAGAAAGAGCTTTTTGAATACATTCTATTAGAAATGACATATACAGAAATAGCTAAGGAAACAGGGAAAAAAGTAAAATCAGTAGACAATGCAATTCAAAGAATTAAAAAAAAGATAAAAATATTTTTTCAAGAATATGATAGTAAGTAG